In Rubrivirga marina, the following are encoded in one genomic region:
- a CDS encoding class I SAM-dependent DNA methyltransferase, which translates to MLRPNTSVPNPVDAFIERWKRAQAAELANAQSFLKELCRDVLGVAEPEPATKNPARDAYVFERPVVFDDQAQQAGGRIDLYRRGCFVAETKQGVDEERRRRGKTRSAGHGTRGSAAWERTMRAAKEQAARYARNLDVGDWREPVPPLLLVIDVGHCIDLYANFGHPQRYVPSPDQRGYRVFLTDLRDDAVRERLRLVWTDPEALDPSRRQAEATRALAVTLAELATSLEADGHAPAEVFGFLTRSLFTMFAEDTGLLPERAFTGLLESYRDSLDVLPDGLAALWHTMDAGGFSPDLRARVRRFNGRLFSETNAPALSRPQLDLLLTAARANWRDVEPAIFGTLLERALDPRERHKLGAHYTPRAYVERLVVPTVIEPLRKEWEAIQAAVASLEEVHETSEYPTDRARAAGARKTRAAVTETLNGFQRRLTSVRVLDPACGSGNFLYVTLEHLKRLEGEVRQTQEQYGVAALEMESAAVTPQQFLGIEVNPRAAALADLVLWIGYLQWHLRTYGGPQAITDPVLQAYGNVVCRDAVLDYAERIPRTGDDGEPLTVWDGRTTMPHPATGEPVPDTEARVPVFDYADPTPAAWPSSHFLVGNPPFVGSQMMRDALGDGYTEALRAAYPEVPGSADLVMYWWEKAADAVRHGRAERFGFITTNSITQTNNRRVVERHLSADPPLALAYAVPDHPWVDGTLGAAVRVAMTVGVLGPAEGELATVMSEERVEGDDARRLEMEYRRGEVFADLTIGVDVTGVKPLESNRDLSFMGAKLVGDFTVTEEEARALGLGADPAVTLHLPRFRNGSDVVRISRDVRVIDLYGLTAEEARDRVPALYQRVRDRVKPARDQNKRKVRRENWWLHGETIPAFRDAVRGLPRYIVTPEVSKHRVFAFLDGDILPDGALIAVASDDSYTLGVLSSRPHVVWSLGVGGRLGVGNDPRYTSTKTFQPFPFPDPTGDQKSTIRDRAELLHAHRNRVQAEHPDLTLTALYNALEAVRSGVPLEGKTRDTYERGQVGILQELHDALDAAVFEAYGWPASLSDEDILRRVVALNGARQQEEDAGRVRYLRPSYQNPGAADQLGLGVEVEAVEALAVAAEPVPWPDTLPGRALELRRTLESAPGPLTVEQVARHFIRARRADVSTLLDTLVGLGQARLTEGGEYGA; encoded by the coding sequence ATGCTCCGACCAAACACCTCAGTCCCGAACCCGGTAGATGCCTTTATAGAGCGCTGGAAACGCGCCCAAGCTGCTGAACTCGCCAACGCGCAGTCGTTTCTGAAAGAGCTGTGCCGGGACGTGCTTGGCGTCGCGGAGCCCGAGCCGGCCACGAAGAACCCGGCGCGCGACGCCTACGTGTTCGAGCGGCCCGTCGTCTTCGACGATCAGGCGCAGCAGGCCGGAGGCCGGATCGACCTCTACCGGCGCGGCTGCTTTGTGGCCGAGACGAAGCAGGGCGTAGACGAGGAAAGGCGCAGGCGCGGGAAGACCCGCAGCGCTGGACACGGCACGCGCGGATCGGCCGCGTGGGAACGGACGATGCGGGCCGCGAAAGAGCAGGCCGCCCGCTACGCGCGAAACCTCGACGTGGGCGACTGGCGAGAGCCAGTACCACCACTGCTCCTCGTGATCGACGTGGGGCACTGCATCGACCTCTACGCCAACTTCGGCCATCCGCAGCGCTACGTCCCCTCCCCTGACCAACGGGGCTACCGCGTCTTCCTGACGGACCTAAGGGATGACGCCGTGCGAGAGCGGCTGAGGCTGGTATGGACGGACCCCGAGGCATTGGACCCGAGCCGGAGGCAGGCCGAGGCAACCCGCGCGCTCGCAGTCACACTCGCGGAGTTGGCGACCTCGCTAGAGGCCGACGGCCATGCCCCGGCGGAGGTGTTCGGTTTCCTGACTCGGAGCCTGTTCACCATGTTCGCCGAGGACACCGGCCTCCTCCCCGAGCGCGCGTTCACGGGCCTGCTGGAGAGCTACCGGGACAGTCTCGACGTGCTCCCCGACGGGCTCGCGGCGCTCTGGCACACGATGGACGCGGGTGGGTTCTCCCCCGACCTCCGCGCCCGCGTCCGCCGGTTCAACGGGCGGCTGTTCTCGGAGACCAACGCCCCGGCGCTATCGAGGCCTCAGCTCGACCTTTTGCTGACCGCCGCTCGGGCCAACTGGCGCGACGTTGAACCGGCCATCTTCGGGACGCTCCTAGAGCGGGCGTTGGACCCCCGAGAGCGGCACAAGCTCGGCGCCCACTACACGCCTCGGGCCTACGTCGAGCGGCTTGTCGTCCCGACCGTGATCGAGCCGCTCCGCAAAGAGTGGGAGGCCATACAGGCCGCCGTGGCGAGCCTTGAGGAAGTGCACGAGACGAGCGAGTACCCCACCGACCGGGCACGGGCCGCCGGAGCCCGCAAGACCCGAGCGGCCGTCACGGAGACGCTGAACGGCTTCCAGCGTCGCCTGACGAGCGTCCGCGTGCTCGATCCGGCCTGCGGATCTGGCAACTTCCTCTACGTGACCCTGGAACACCTGAAACGGCTGGAAGGCGAGGTGCGACAGACGCAGGAGCAGTACGGCGTGGCCGCTCTGGAGATGGAGAGCGCCGCCGTGACGCCGCAGCAGTTCCTCGGGATCGAGGTCAACCCGCGCGCCGCCGCGCTCGCGGACCTCGTATTGTGGATCGGGTACCTCCAGTGGCACCTCCGCACCTACGGGGGTCCTCAGGCCATCACCGATCCCGTGCTCCAGGCCTACGGCAACGTGGTGTGCCGGGACGCCGTGCTGGACTACGCCGAGCGGATCCCGCGCACCGGAGACGACGGCGAACCGCTGACGGTCTGGGACGGGCGAACGACCATGCCGCACCCCGCGACGGGCGAACCTGTCCCCGACACCGAGGCCCGCGTGCCGGTCTTCGACTACGCCGACCCGACCCCGGCCGCGTGGCCGTCCTCACACTTTCTTGTGGGCAACCCGCCGTTCGTCGGAAGCCAGATGATGCGGGACGCCCTAGGCGACGGGTACACCGAGGCCCTGCGGGCGGCTTACCCCGAGGTCCCCGGATCGGCGGACCTCGTGATGTACTGGTGGGAGAAGGCGGCCGACGCCGTGCGGCACGGGCGGGCGGAGCGCTTCGGGTTCATCACGACTAACTCGATCACGCAGACGAACAACCGGCGTGTAGTCGAACGGCACCTGTCAGCCGACCCGCCGCTGGCGCTGGCCTACGCCGTGCCGGATCACCCATGGGTAGACGGCACGCTCGGCGCCGCCGTCCGCGTAGCAATGACCGTGGGCGTGCTTGGTCCGGCCGAGGGCGAGCTGGCGACCGTGATGAGTGAGGAGCGCGTCGAGGGAGACGATGCCCGGCGACTGGAGATGGAGTACCGCCGGGGAGAGGTGTTCGCGGACCTGACAATAGGCGTCGACGTGACTGGGGTAAAGCCGCTTGAATCCAACCGCGACCTCAGTTTCATGGGCGCCAAGCTGGTGGGCGACTTCACCGTGACGGAGGAGGAGGCGCGGGCATTGGGCCTCGGCGCTGACCCCGCCGTGACGCTCCACCTCCCCCGCTTTCGCAATGGGAGCGATGTGGTGCGGATCTCACGCGACGTGCGAGTGATCGACCTCTACGGCCTAACGGCCGAGGAAGCCCGTGACCGCGTGCCCGCGCTCTACCAGCGCGTCCGGGACCGCGTGAAGCCCGCCCGCGACCAGAACAAGCGGAAGGTCCGCCGAGAAAACTGGTGGCTTCATGGCGAGACCATCCCGGCATTTCGGGACGCCGTGCGCGGCCTGCCCCGCTACATCGTGACCCCGGAGGTGTCCAAGCACCGCGTCTTCGCCTTCCTCGACGGGGACATCCTGCCTGACGGGGCGCTGATCGCCGTGGCCTCTGACGACTCCTACACCCTCGGCGTGCTCTCCAGCCGCCCGCACGTCGTTTGGTCTCTCGGTGTTGGCGGCCGTCTCGGCGTCGGCAATGACCCGCGCTACACGAGCACGAAGACGTTTCAGCCCTTCCCGTTCCCGGACCCGACGGGGGACCAAAAGAGCACCATCCGGGACCGCGCCGAACTGCTGCACGCCCACCGCAACCGCGTGCAGGCGGAGCACCCTGACCTCACACTGACTGCCCTCTACAACGCGCTGGAGGCCGTCCGGTCCGGCGTACCGCTGGAGGGCAAGACGCGGGACACGTACGAACGGGGGCAGGTGGGTATCCTCCAGGAGCTTCACGACGCGCTCGACGCTGCCGTGTTCGAGGCCTACGGTTGGCCCGCCTCCCTCTCAGACGAGGACATTCTGCGGCGCGTGGTCGCGCTGAACGGGGCCCGACAGCAGGAGGAGGACGCCGGGCGCGTGCGCTACCTCCGGCCCTCCTACCAGAACCCCGGTGCCGCCGACCAACTCGGCCTCGGCGTCGAGGTGGAGGCCGTCGAGGCCCTAGCTGTTGCCGCCGAGCCGGTCCCGTGGCCCGACACCCTGCCCGGCCGCGCGCTGGAACTCCGGCGCACGTTGGAGAGCGCGCCCGGTCCTCTGACCGTGGAGCAGGTGGCCCGCCACTTCATCCGAGCCCGTCGCGCCGACGTATCCACGCTGCTGGATACCCTAGTCGGCCTCGGCCAAGCCCGACTCACAGAGGGGGGGGAGTACGGGGCCTGA
- a CDS encoding IS3 family transposase, translated as MTLKSEAIHDHRFETQAEVRSALFDYLETLYSTRRRHASHGFLVLVAHDDRHHQRQALRLAA; from the coding sequence GTGACCCTGAAGTCGGAGGCCATCCACGACCACCGGTTCGAGACGCAGGCCGAGGTCCGGTCAGCGCTCTTCGACTACCTCGAGACCCTCTACAGCACGCGACGGCGGCATGCGTCGCATGGCTTCCTCGTGCTGGTCGCACACGATGACCGGCACCACCAACGGCAAGCGCTCAGGCTTGCCGCATAG